The following nucleotide sequence is from Pseudomonas sessilinigenes.
GGTGCAAAGCGCCCGCCCCTTGATCAAGGTGCAGCACGATTACCCTGACAAGCAGGTATTACTGGATGTCTGGGAGGTTTCGGAGTTTGCTGGCGAAGCGCACGGCGCCGAAGGCCAGCCACTGGCCTGGGTCAGCCCGCGAGAGCTGGCCGACTACGAGTTTCCTGCCGCCAACCAGCCAATTGTCGCCGCAGCCCGTTTGCCATCGCGCTACCTGATTACCCCTGATGGCCTGGAAGCGCCTGCCCTGTTGCGCGGCATGCAAAAGGCCATTGCCCAGGGCTGCAAGCTGATCCAGCTGCGTGCCCCAGGGGGCTACGATCCGCAATACCGTGATTTGGCAGTGGATGCGGTGGGTTTGTGTGCCGGCAAGGCGCAGTTGATGCTCAAGGGCCCCTTTGAGTGGTTGGGGGATTTCCCATCTGCGGGCTGGCACATCACTTCGGCGCAACTGCGCAAGTACGCCAGTGCCGGACGTCCTTTCGGCAAGGAGCGCTGGCTGGCTGCCTCTTGCCATAACGCCGAGGAGCTGTCCCTGGCGCAGCAGATGGATGTGGATTTCGTGACCTTGTCACCGGTGCAGGCGACCCAGACCCATCCCGAGGCCGTGCCGTTGGGTTGGGACCAGGCCGCGCAATTGCTCGATGGCTTCAACAAGCCGGCTTATCTGCTGGGAGGCGTGGAGCCAGCTCAGTGCGAGCAGGCCTGGGCAAGCGGTGCCCAGGGCGTTGCGGGAATCCGTGCGTTCTGGCCGCAGGACTGAGCGAGGCCCTTCAAGACGGGCCGGTCGCTGAAAAGCTGCGACCGGCCGGTTGCGAAGAACTCAATGGATCAAGGCTTGGCAGCGGCCTGCCAGAGTATCTCGGCGATGCCCTGGCGCTTGGCGATCAGGCGTGCCGCGACGAATAGCACGTCCGACAGGCGATTGATGTAGGCCAGCGCTGCGCCTTGCAACGGTTCGATGGCATTGAGTTGCTGGCAACGGCGCTCGGCACTACGGGCCAGGCTACGGCATACGTGGGCCTGGGCGATGAGGGTCGATCCTCCTGGCAGAATGAAGTTCTCCAGGGGGCCCAGTTCTTCGTTCCAGGCATCGATCGCTGTTTCCAGGCGCTGTACTTCCATTTCATTGAGTGCCTGATACTCAGGCATTGCCAGTTCTCCACCCAGGTCGAACAAGCGATGCTGGCAGGGCGCCAACACCTCGATCACCTCCTTGAGCCCCGGCTTGCCGGCACACTGTTCTTCCAGGCCAGCCAGGAGCAGGCCCAGCTGGCTGTTGAGGGTATCGACCTCGCCAATGGCCTCGATTCGTGGATGGTCCTTGGGGACGCGGCGGCCGTCCCCCAGGCCGGTTTCACCCTTGTCGCCGGTACGGGTGTAAATCTTCGACAGGCGAAAACCCATGTCTAGTTCTCCAGTGGTAGAGGGGCTTGCACTGGGGGCTGGCTGCTGGCCAGGGGCAGGCGCAAGGTGAAGCAGGTGCCCTGGCCCCGGGTGGATTGCACTTCCATCTGCCCCTTGTGGTTGTTGGTAATGATGAAGTACGACACCGACAGGCCGAGGCCGGTGCCCTGGCCGATTTCCTTGGTGGTGAAGAATGGTTCGAAGGTGCGTTTGCGCACGCTTTCGCTCATGCCGACGCCGTTGTCTTCGACCTGGATTTCTGCCCAGGGTGGATTCAGCCGGGTACGCAGGATGATCCGCCCCGGCTCGCTGTCGTCTTCGCGCTGATGGATGGCCTGGGCTGCGTTCTTGAGCAGGTTGAGCAGCACCTGCTCCAGCTCGTTGGCGGTGCCCGGGACCGGTCCGAGGCTCGGATCGAACTGGCGGATGATGGCCTGTCCCTTGAAGTCGAAGCCGATCGCCAGGTCGAAGTCGTTGCCTGCAATTTCTACCGCCTGGTCGATCAACGCCGGCAGGTCGCAGGGAGCCATCTGCCGGTTGCTGCGACGGCTGAAGCTGAGCATATGGGTCACGATCTTCGCGGCCCTGGCTCCAGCTTGCTGGATGCCGTCGAGTAGCAATGGAACCTCGCGACTTTCCAGGTAGCGATTGACCGTTTGCAGTTCAATGCCGATCAGTTGTGCATATTCGAGGTTTTTGGGTAGCTCGGGCGACAATCGCCGACGAATGTTCTGCACGTTGTGCAGGATCGCTCCCAAAGGGTTGTTGATTTCATGGGCCATGCCCGCAGCCAGGCCGCCGACCGAGAGCATCTTCTCCGACTGCACCATCATTTCCTCCAGGGACAGGCGCTGGGTGATGTCGTCGATCCGGATCACCACGCCTCGACCCGCTCCCCCCATCAACGGATAGAACGTCAGGGCATAGTGCTTGGCTTCGTCGTCCTTGAACCAGGTGACTCGCTCGACCTTGGTCACCGTATGCTGCTCGACCGTTTCCTTGAGCTGCGGCAAGAACGGCTTGAGCGGTTCGAAGGCCAGGAAGATCGGCTGGTTCAGGGCCTCGTCCAGGCGGGTCCCGGACAGGGCGCTGGCTTCCTGGTTCCATTGGGTGACGTACAACTGCTCGTCCAGGGCGATCAGTGCCGAGGGCATGGAGTCGATAATGCTGTTGAGATAGTTCTGGAAGCCGGTGAGCTTCTTCTCGATCTTGCTACGTACCTGGACTTCCAATTCCAGCTTGCGGTTGGTGTGCCGGGTTTCCTCAGCCAGCCCCTGGGCCTGGTCGTAGGCGGCCTGGGAGTCATCCCGGGCGCGCTTGAGTTGCTGTTCCCTGGCCTCGATTCGCGACAGCATGGTGTTGAAGGCTTCCGCCAGGCTGCCGATTTCATCGTGGTTGCCGCGGGCTGCACGCAGTGCGTAGTTTTCCTCGCGTGTCACCTGGCGCGACAATTCCTCGAGCTGGTGGATCGGCTGGGTGATCAGGCGCTTGATCTGCCGGGCGATGATCAGCCATAGCAGCACGCTGAAGATCAGGATACCCAGGCTGGCGGTCAGGGTGCCGGTGTAGAAGGCCATCGGCAGTTCGCTGGTGGCCACCAGCAACAGGTGCCCTGGGGCTTGGTCCGGACGGGGCAGGGGGATCACCTGGTTGCTGCGAAACTCAGTCAGTTGCCAGGCCTCGATATGCCGGTAGCGCTCGGGCAGCTTGAGGCGATCGCCGTGTTGCAGTTGGGCGATGCGCTGGCCGTTGGCGTCATAGATGGCCGCCGCCCGCAGGGGCGAGTAGCTGTCGAGCTCGTTGAGAAGCCGTTCTGCATCCTGGGGCGAATTCAGCGCCTGGAGCGACAGGGTCGGGTTGGAGACCAGCCGACCGATGGTCTGCAAGGCCTGGGGGGCCATGCTTTCCTGGGAAATCCAGTAGGCGGCGCTGATGAAGGTCAGGTTGGCGACCAGCAGGACGGTGGTCAGCAGGACAAGCAGGGCCGCGAGGAGCTTTTGACCTACCGGCAGGTTTTCGAGGCGCTGGCGCAATGGCATCGGCTATATCGCTGGAAATGAGCAAGTGGGCAGCGTAGCCGCTGCTCAGTCGCTGGGCAATCCGTGCAAGTGCAGCTGATCCTTGAGCCTTTGCTGTAACCGCTGCAGGTGAGGCAGGGCCAGTTGGTGGCGCACGGCTGCATTGCAGGCATAACCAAGCAGGTAGCTGATTTCGGTTCGACGCCGATTGGCGACGTCCTGGTGCATGGATGAGAAATTGGCCGCGGTGGCGTGGATCACTCGTTCGACTTCCTGTTGCAAATCCCGCGCGGCATCCGGCTGCCCGCAACATTGCAGCAGTTCACCCAGCTCGATGCAGAGGGTGGCTACCTCGCACTGGTGTTGCTGCAGGCCGCCATTGCGACAGTCATGCAACACCGTCAGTGGGTTGATCGCGCAGTTAAGTGCCAGTTTGCGCCACAGTCGCGTCAGGATCTGGGTCGTCCATTCATGGGGAATGCCGCTGGCTGTCAGTTCGTCCAGCCAAATGGGAGCGCCAGGGTGGGCGGTATCGCCGAGCCACGTATAGCCGTGGCCTGCAAAGACTACGCGCCAATCGCCATCGCGAAAGGCTCCCTCGGTACTGGAGGCAGCGATGCAACGGGCTTCAGGTACCTTGGCGGCCACGGCATCCTGGCTGCCGAGGCCATTTTGCAGCAGGATCAATTCAGCTCCGGGCGCCAGGCGCTTGGCGATGCTGGCCACGGCGGCTTCGGCGTCGTAGGCCTTGCAGGCCAGCAGCAAGCGGTGGATCGGCTGCGGGCTGTCGCAGGTCTCGCCGGGAATCGGATGCAGGCTGCTCTGGCCCTGCTCGATCAGGGTCAGGCCGCCTGCTGCCTGGTAGGCCTGCAGGCGGGTCCGGTCGCGCAGGAGCAGGCGCACCGGTAGCCCGGCGCGTGCCAGGCGTGTAGCCCAGAGGGTGCCTAGGCTGCCGGCGCCGAGAATGTGCCAGGTGGTGGACATGAAGTTTCGACCCTGTTGGGGCAGGCCCTGAGGGCGCGTGCGGTGAAGGAGGGGAAAGACCCGTTATAATGAGCGCGGATTTTAACCGCAAGCCGGGCGTGTTCGATGTTCTGAACGGCGCCCCTTTTTATTTGGAGAGAATACATGCCGTCGTTTGACGTGGTATCCGAACTGGACAAGCACGAAGTCACCAATGCGGTGGAAAACGCCGTCAAGGAACTGGACCGCCGCTATGACTTGAAGGGCAAGGGCAGTTTCGAGTTCAAGGACAAGGAACTGACCGTCAACCTGACCGCCGAGGCCGAGTTCCAGCTGGAAGCGATGATCGAGATCCTCAAGCTGGCCCTGGTCAAGCGCAAGATCGATGTGCAGTGCCTGGAGGTCAAGGACGCCTATGCCTCGGGCAAGGTGATGAAGCAGGAAGCGGTGCTCAAGGAAGGGATCGACAAGGAACTGGCGAAGAAAATCGTCGCTCACATCAAGGACGCCAAGCTCAAGGTGCAGGCTGCGATCCAGGGCGAGCAAGTACGGGTGACCGGCAAGAAGCGCGACGACTTGCAAGAAGCGATCGCGGCCTTGCGTGGCAAGGAATTCGGCATGCCGCTGCAGTTCAACAACTTCCGCGATTGATTGGATTCTCCGGGAACCTCTAGGTCTTATTGGCGTCCGAGGCCGGAGCAATGGCAGAAACGATTGAGCTCCCAGTGGAGCCGATCGTTCTGTCCGTCAGTCATGCATCCTGCGCAATCACGGAAACCTGGAGAAATAGATGGACTTGAACGCTGAAGTAGACAACCTGGTCCGGGCTTCCCAAGCCTGGATTCCCATGATCATGGAGTACGGCAGCCGGGTGCTGCTGGCCGTGGTGACCCTGGCCATTGGCTGGTGGTTGATCAACAGGCTGACTCACAAGGTGGGCAAGCTATTGGCGTTGCGCAATGCCGACCTGGCCTTGCAGGGGTTCATCAGCAGCCTGGCCAATATCGTGCTCAAGGTGCTGCTGATCGTCAGCGTCGCCTCGATGATCGGTGTCGAGACCACCTCCTTCGTGGCCGCCATCGGTGCCGCCGGCCTGGCTATTGGCCTGGCCTTGCAGGGCAGCCTGGCGAATTTCGCCGGTGGAGTGCTGATCCTCTTGTTCCGTCCGTTTCGCCTGGGTGATTTCATCGAAGCCCAGGGTATCAGCGGGACAGTGGATAGCATCCAGATCTTCCACACGGTCCTGCGTACGGGTGACAACAAGACGGTGATCGTGCCCAACGGCAACCTGTCCAACGGCATCATCACCAACTACAACCGTCAACCGACCCGCAAGGTGGTGTTCGACGTTGGCGTGGATTATGACGCTGATCTGCAGAAGGCCCGTGAAGTGTTGCTGGAACTGGCCAAGGATGATCGGGTTCTGGCCGACCCTGCGCCTGTCGCGGTGGTCTCCACTTTGGGTGACAGCGCGATTACCTTGTCGCTGCGGGTGTGGGTCAAGACGGCGGACTACTGGGATGTGATGTTCCAGTTCAATGAACTATCGCGTGATCGCCTGAAGGCCGCGGGTATCGATATCCCGTTTCCACAACGAGTGATTCGTGTGGTTCAGGAAGCCGCCGTGTAATAAAGGTGTCTTCATAAGTTGGCCGTTCGGTCAACTAGTGCTGTTCAAGACAAGGGGCCATCGGCCCCTTGTTTTTTATCCGTCTGATACGAACTAAGGCCTGCAGCCGTTGGCTGTTCTTTGGCAACTACCGATAGCATGTTATTTATTAGCTTGCTATGTAGTGGCGGATGAGGGCTTGCACTTTTGATGGCATAAAAAAACCGCCACCCTGGGATGTCAGGGCGACGGTTTTTATTGGAGTTGCGCGTTAGCGCAAGCAACTGGGCAACGAATTACAAGATGCTCAGCGGGTACTCCACGATGATACGTACATCGTTGTTATCGGACTGGTAGCCGCTGTATGCGTTATTGACGCGATACACCGCGCTACGCAGGCGGAAGGACAGATCCTTGGCTGGACCTTCCTGGAGAACGTACTTGGTCTCGAAGTTGAACTCTTTCTCTTTACCTTCGCCCAGGCCGTTGTTGGTGGAGATGTTGTCACCGGTCACGTAGCGAGCCATGAAGCTCAGGCCTGGCACGCCATAGGTGGCCATGTTCAGGTCGTAGCGTGCTTGCCAGGAACGTTCATCGCGACCCACGAAGTCGGAGATCTGGATGGAGTTGGCCACGAAGACCGTACCGTTACCGTCAACGCCGTAGTAGTAGCCGTTGTCGCCGCTGGAGCGCTGGTGGGCCAGGGTGAACTTGTGCGCGCCGAGGCTGTACGCTGCTGCCAGGCTCCACAGTTTGTTATCCACGCCCGTGCGGCCGTCGCCGATCATGTCGACCAGGTCGCCACGCTTGTCGCCTTCGGTCTTGTAGCCGTTGAAGTCGAAGTTCAGGGACTGCGATTCAGCGATCGGCAAGGTGTAGTTCAGGTTGATGTACTGCTTCTTGAAGTACTGGTCGACCTTGGAGGCTGCCAGGGTGCCGGTGAAGTTGTCGGTGAAGGCATAGGTTGCGCCGAAGATGTTCGCCGAAGGCAGGCCTTTGGCGCCGTTGCCATTCTCGTCAGCCACGCCACCGATGCTGTCCTTGCCCATACCGGTCTGCTTGCTCAGTGCGGTGAAGCGACCAGCATTCAGCTCCAGGCCCTTGATTTCCTTGCTGGTGATCAGGGTACCTTCGGCCACTTCCGGCAACAGGCGGCTATCGTCAGTGGCGAATACCGGGCTGGCGACGAACTGACGACCGTACTTGAGGGTGGTGTCGGAGATGCGGAACTTGATGGCGGCACCGGTCTTGGACTGGGTCTTTTCCGGTTGGCCGTCGCCATTGACTGCGAACAGACCGTTGCCGGCACGGCCTGCACCGCCGTCCAGGCGGGCTGCGCCCATGGCCATGGCGTCCACACCGACACCCACGGTGCCTTGGGTGAAGCCCGATTCGTAGGTCAGCAGTTCACTGATGCCGGTGTCCTGGCGATAGCCGCTCTTGTAGCCACCACCGGGCTTGGCGATGTTACCGGCACCGTTCTTGTAGTCGCGGTTCATGTATTCCAGACGAGTCTTGGACTTCAGGCTCTGATCTTCGAAAAAGCCTTTCGAGTCGTCTTGGGAAGACGCGATTGCGAACTGCGAGGTCCCTGCAGATACAGCCAGGGCGATCATGCTCCACTTCATCACGCGCATCGTGATTTGCTCCTTTGGTTTTTAGAAGAGTACTGCCGTCCCACCTGTATTTTTATTTGGGCGGCTCTTTCTTTTTGTGTCGGCGCAAACTTATATCACGCTGACAATATTGGCGATACTTGCCTATCTATCCTTTCAGCTTCTTTACGACCCTGTCGCAAATTGCTTGATCGGTGTCGCAATCCTTCAGCCGGAATGTATCCGGACTGACAACTTCAATAGTGCTCTTCGGAGGATTGCAAGGAGGGAAAGAACCCTCCAGACAAACACTTTCAAAGTACTTTTGGGCAGCCCTGCCGCTATTATCATGAGTCTTTAAGGTTTCACTTTCGCTCATCCCTCGCAGACGGTGTCGGGCTGGATGCAACAAGCGTGCACAAAACCAAATCGCCAAGTGTTTTTTGCTCCAGACGGTAAAGGAGTCTGTAAAAACCGCATAAAACCGTCGCTCGGAATGAGTTTTCGCTTGGCTTGACGTCGCTGCCTGCATGAGGCAGTGGTGTGCAATAAGTTGCACAGCCAGACAAAATGTTACCGACGCACACTGCAAAGTGAGTAAACGGCGGATGCTTGGGGTACTCAGCGTAGACCCGTTGTCCGATTTCGGTGCAAAACTTTTGGATGACGTTGCCCCTGTTCATACCGTCAGGTGCGTAAACGGCACTGGCTATCAAGGACTTGGCGAGTGTCCTTGCGAGCGACTCTGAAGTGGTGTGGGCAAATGGTGCAGGGCTTTGCAAAATGTCCTGCTTTGGGGCGCATTGACCGCATGAACTGGCTCCTTGCCAAATTGAGGAGAGGTCGCTGGCTCATTGGTCATGAAGCGTGAGGCGTTCACAGGTATGCTGCGTCTCTGTCGCCTGGTCCATGTCAGTAATACTTGACGCCAGGCAGGAATGAGCGGAGCGGGAGTAAGCGCGGTGTTCACTTTAGATTCACGACTGCAGCAAGACACAGTACTCATCGGGGACTTCCCCCTTTGCCGGCTGCTGCTGTCCAATGATGCAAACTATCCTTGGTTTATCCTGGTGCCGCGTCGCGAAGATATCAGCGAGTTGTTTCAACTGGATGTCACGGATCAACGTCAGCTATGGCAGGAAACCACGGCCCTGGCCGAGCTGCTCAAGGACTCGTTCGATGCCGACAAGTTGAATGTGGCGACTTTGGGCAATGTGGTAAGCCAGTTGCACATGCATGTGATCGTGCGTAAACGTGACGATGCCGCCTGGCCGGCCCCGGTTTGGGGCAAGCATCCGGCAAAACCCTACACGGCAGAGCAGATCGAACAGGTCCGCGAACGGTTGCGAGTGGTGCTGACCGATGATTTCCGGTTTCTGGAGGACTGAGGCATGGAGCTGGAAGAGCGCGTAACCGATCTGGAAAGTCGCCTGGCGTTCCAGGATGACACCATCCAAGCCTTGAATGATGAGCTGGTGGCACAGCAAAAGAGGGTGGAGCGCCTGCAATTGCAGATGGCTGCGCTACTCAAGCGCCAGGAGGAGATGCTTGGGCAATTCGGGGTCTTTGAGGAAGATGCGCCGCCGCCTCATTATTAAGGTGGCGGGGTTGTCGCCAGAGCCATAAAAAAACCGCGCCTTGGCGCGGTTTTTTATGACCTGTGATCAGCGGCGGGGCAATGCAGCAATGACATCTTCGGCTTGCAGGCCCTTGTCACGGTTCATCACCGAGAACTCCACGCGCTGGCCTTCTACCAGGACGCGATGGCCTTCTCCGCGAATGGCGCGAAAGTGCACGAAGATATCGTCGCCGGAGTCCCGGGAGATAAAGCCGAAGCCCTTGGAGGTGTTGAACCACTTCACGGTACCCGTATCACGATTGCTCATGTCGTAGACCGGTGCAGAAGAAGCCGCGGGTGACGATTTGTAGAAGCTCACGGCCAGGTGCAGCGCCACTGCAAACAGGGCAGTCAGCAGGCTGACCAGCACAGCTGGCTGGTCACCGATCACTGGCATCGGAGCCAGGAGGGTGAGGGTTTGCAGGACGACCACCAGGACCAGCAGGGCGCTGACCAGGTTCTGCAAGTGATGGCGAGGGCCTTTGTTCCAGTGCGGAATAACTGGGGCCAGGACCAGGTTGAGCAGGCCGAAAAGGGCCAGGTAAAGAGCATCGGGTTGTTGTAGGTAGGGAACCGCGTCGGATCTAAGGCTCGGAATCAAGGACAGCAGCAAGGCTGCAAGTCCTGTCAACAAGTGGACAATTTTCAACATTTTGATCAACTCACGTTAAGAAGGAGCACAAGGAAGAGCTGATCGCGCACGGTTCGCTTCTGAAAAAATAGATGAGGCGGCAGGTTCGTGCGCGGTGTCAGCCTATGCGCGCTGGCCGAAGAAATAGGCAACAACGACACGGGCTCTATTTAACCGCAAAGCCCAGGCCTTCTCAAATCAGCCGCGTTGTTCCGCGAGGCGGCTCGTCGTCCGTGGTCGGAAATGGATCGGACAATCAGGCAAAGGCCCGTTTCTTGGGGCGTTGCTGGATCGTCCAAGGAACAGCGAATTTTTCTTGCGGTCAGATCCGTTTCAGCCCTGGCCATTCTTCACCCATGGGCCTGGTCCCGAGGCAACCTGCCGCGGGCTGCGCGGCAGCAGGCAGGTCCTGTCCTTGCTAGAGTGGTCCGGCAGCTGAATGGATTGGTTCATCTGGTCAACGGAGAGAAACATGGCAATTGATATCGGTATCAGCGAAGCAGATCGCAAGTCCATCGTCGATGGTCTGTCCCGTCTACTGTCGGACACTTACGTGTTGTATCTGAAAACCCATAATTTCCATTGGAACGTCACCGGCCCGCAATTCCGTACCCTGCACTTGATGTTCGAAGAGCAATACAACGAACTGGCCTTGGCGGTCGACCTGATCGCCGAGCGTATCCGGGCCTTGGGCTTTCCTGCCCCGGGTGCCTATTCCATCTATGCCCGGTTGTCCTCCATCAAGGAGGAGGAGGGAGTGCCGGCGGCGGAGGAAATGATCAAGCAACTGGTCAGCGGGCAGGAAGCAGTGACCCGTACGGCTCGCGGTATCTTTCCTCTGTTGGACAAGGTCAGCGATGAGCCTACCGCGGACCTGCTGACCCAGCGCATGCAAGTGCATGAAAAAACTGCATGGATGTTGCGCTCCCTGCTGGAAAATCCCTAGGTCGTTCATGGCGGATGGCGCTCATCGCGCCATTCGCTTCTTAGGCTGCGTACGTTATCGGGGCATACGGCTGCACAGGGCCGATTTAATGGATATAATCCCGCTCTTTGCTACGTAGCCCGAGCCTTGGCATGGGCTCTGCCTGTATCAAGCCGTAATCTGGATTGCCGAGACGTCCCCATGCCGATGTACGACTACCAATGCGCTTCCTGTGGCCATCAGTTGGAAGCCATTCAAAAGATCAGCGCCGCGCCGCTGGTCGATTGCCCTGCATGCCAGGCGCCTGAGTTGAAAAAGATGCTATCCATGCCGGGTTTCCGCCTCAGTGGCACCGGCTGGTATGAAACCGACTTCAAGACCGGCTCCAAGAAGAATCTGGCCGGTGGCGACAAAGCTGACTAAGTTGAACGACACGCGCGAGTTCTTGCACTATCTGGCACCCGAGGGGTGCGCAAGGCCTCCATCGAATTTCGAATTACGAGAAGTGAAACCACTACCATGATGCGCAGCCATTATTGCGGCCAACTGAACGAAGGCCTGGAAGGTCAGGAAGTAACCCTTTGCGGATGGGTCCACCGTCGTCGTGACCACGGCGGGGTGATTTTCCTCGATATTCGTGATCGTGAAGGCCTGGCCCAGGTGGTGTTCGATCCGGATCGTGCGCAAACCTTCGCCGCTGCCGACCGTGTGCGCAGTGAATATGTAGTCAAGATCACCGGCAAGGTGCGCCTGCGTCCGGCAGGTGCCGGCAACGCCAATATGGCCTCGGGCATGATCGAGGTCCTGGGTTACGAGCTGGAAGTCTTGAACGAGGCGGAAACCCCGCCGTTCCCGCTCAACGAATACTCCGACGTGGGTGAAGAGACCCGCTTGCGCTATCGCTTCATCGACCTGCGCCGTCCGGAAATGGCCGAGAAGCTGCGCCTGCGCTCGCGCATGACCACCAGCATCCGTCGTTTCCTCGACGAGAACGGCTTCCTGGACGTCGAGACGCCGATCCTGACCCGCGCCACCCCTGAAGGTGCCCGCGACTACCTGGTACCGAGCCGCACCCATGCCGGCAGCTTCTTCGCCCTGCCGCAATCGCCTCAGCTGTTCAAGCAACTGTTGATGGTGGCCGGCTTCGATCGTTACTACCAGATCGCCAAATGCTTCCGCGACGAAGACCTGCGCGCCGACCGTCAGCCTGAATTCACCCAGATCGACATCGAAACCAGCTTCCTCGATGAAAAAGACATCATGGGCCTGACCGAGAACATGATCCGCAACCTGTTCAAGGAAGTGCTGGGTCTGGAGTTCGGCGAGTTCCCGCACATGACCTTCGAGGAGGCCATGCGTCGTTATGGTTCGGACAAGCCGGACCTGCGTATTCCCCTGGAACTGGTTGACGTTGCCGACCAGCTCAAGGAAGTGGAGTTCAAGGTATTCAGCGGCCCGGCCAACGACCCTAAATGCCGTATCGCAGCCCTGCGCGTACCTGGCGGGGCGAGCATGCCGCGCAAGCAGATCGACGACTACACCAAGTTCGTCGGCATCTATGGTGCCAAGGGCCTGGCGTACATCAAGGTCAACGAGCGCGCCAAGGGCGTCGAGGGCCTGCAGTCGCCAATCGTCAAGAACATTCCGGAAGCCAACCTGAACGTGATCCTCGATCGTGTCGGTGCCGTCGATGGCGACATCGTGTTCTTCGGCGCCGACAAGGCCAAGATCGTCAGCGAGGCCCTGGGGGCGCTGCGTATCAAGCTCGGCCACGACCTGAACCTGCTGACCTGCGAATGGGCGCCGATGTGGGTCGTCGACTTCCCGATGTTCGAAGAGAACGACGATGGCAGCTTCACTGCGCTGCACCATCCGTTCACCGCGCCGAAGTGCT
It contains:
- a CDS encoding Dps family protein, with protein sequence MAIDIGISEADRKSIVDGLSRLLSDTYVLYLKTHNFHWNVTGPQFRTLHLMFEEQYNELALAVDLIAERIRALGFPAPGAYSIYARLSSIKEEEGVPAAEEMIKQLVSGQEAVTRTARGIFPLLDKVSDEPTADLLTQRMQVHEKTAWMLRSLLENP
- a CDS encoding FmdB family zinc ribbon protein, with translation MPMYDYQCASCGHQLEAIQKISAAPLVDCPACQAPELKKMLSMPGFRLSGTGWYETDFKTGSKKNLAGGDKAD
- the aspS gene encoding aspartate--tRNA ligase, whose protein sequence is MMRSHYCGQLNEGLEGQEVTLCGWVHRRRDHGGVIFLDIRDREGLAQVVFDPDRAQTFAAADRVRSEYVVKITGKVRLRPAGAGNANMASGMIEVLGYELEVLNEAETPPFPLNEYSDVGEETRLRYRFIDLRRPEMAEKLRLRSRMTTSIRRFLDENGFLDVETPILTRATPEGARDYLVPSRTHAGSFFALPQSPQLFKQLLMVAGFDRYYQIAKCFRDEDLRADRQPEFTQIDIETSFLDEKDIMGLTENMIRNLFKEVLGLEFGEFPHMTFEEAMRRYGSDKPDLRIPLELVDVADQLKEVEFKVFSGPANDPKCRIAALRVPGGASMPRKQIDDYTKFVGIYGAKGLAYIKVNERAKGVEGLQSPIVKNIPEANLNVILDRVGAVDGDIVFFGADKAKIVSEALGALRIKLGHDLNLLTCEWAPMWVVDFPMFEENDDGSFTALHHPFTAPKCSPEELEANPAGALSRAYDMVLNGTELGGGSIRIHRKEMQQAVFRLLGINEAEQEEKFGFLLDALKYGAPPHGGLAFGLDRLVMLMTGAQSIREVIAFPKTQSAACVMTQAPGLVDAKALRELHIRLREQPKAE